GGCTACGTGGACAACGTCGAGGAGTTGATGACGGTCAGCGACCTGCTCGTCACGAAGGCCGGCGGCGTGACCGTCAGCGAGGCGCTCGCGAAGCGCCTCCCGATGCTGATCTACCGCCCGATCCCGGGGCAGGAGGAGGGCAACACGCGGTTCCTCCTCGACCATGGCGCGGCGCTCGCGCCGAAGACCCCGGGCGAACTTCGAGCGGCGCTCGCGGCGTTGCTTGCCCACCCGGAGCGGTTGGCCGCGATGCAGCAGGCGGTCGCGGATCTCGGCCGGCCGGACGCGGCTCAGGTCGTGGTCACCCAGCTGATCCGACTCGCGAGCGATCGGACGCCGGCCACGACCGAGCGGCCTCTCGTGCTCCCTTCCGCAACCCCCTGATGCTCCAGAACGAGACCGGCCTGCTCGCGATCTCAATAGCCTTAGTGGAGTTCGTCCATGGCGCACTCCTGTTCGTGCTCCTGCCCACGATCCTGACCGAACGGTTCGGCTGGCCGATGGGAACCACCGGCGCCGCGGTCTCCAGCTATTTCTTCGCCGAGGTCACCCTCAAGCTCGTCGCCGGATGGATGGTCGACCGGATCGGCACCCGCAAGATGCTGCTGTACGGCTTCTGGCTGTACTTCGCCGCGTTCGCCGCGCTCGTGACCTCGCGCAGCACGTGGGAGGTGTTCGTCGCGCTCATCGTGATGGGCGCGGCCGCGTCGCCGCTGTGGCCGGCCGCGTTGACGCGGCTGACCAAAGGCGCAGGCTCCGCCGTCGGCGGGGTCCTCGGACGCGTCTTCTCGACGTGGTTTCTCGGCGGCGGCGCTGGCATCGGGCTCGCGACGCTGATCAGCCGCGCCACCCATCCGCTGTCGTTGGGGGTGTTCACAATCCCGTTGCTCGCGGCGGCGCTGCTCGGTCACCGGCTGCCCGCGGAGACGGTGGAGCCTCACGTGACCACCCGGACGAACGTCAGGCAGCTCGTCCCCTCGGTGATCCGCGCGCTCGCCGCACTCGCCGGCAGCCTGATCCCTCAGATCATCGCCGCGGGGGTGCTGATCCCGATCATCGTCCCGTACCTCGAGTTTGTGCGCGGGATCGACGAGCGCGAGATGTTCCTGCTGCTGGTGCTCGGTCCGGGGAGCGCGCTCGCGCTGATGGCGCGCGCCGGCCACATGGGCGACCGCTTCGGCCGCCAGCGGACCTACAGCGTCGGGCTCGGCGCGGTCGCGCTGCTCCTGCTGGCGCTGCCGTTCTGCCACCAACTGTGGCTGTTGATGCTGGACTTCATCGGGATCGGAGTGGCCTACGCGTTCGTCCTCCCGGCCTGGAACAGCATCCTGCTCCGCCTCCTCCCCGACGACGTCCGCGGCGCGGGACTGGGCATCGCGATGACGATCGAGGGCATGGGCGGTGTGATCGGTCCGCTCGTCGGCGGCTACCTCTGGCAGTGGGCCAATCCCTCTTCGCCGTTCTATCTGAGCGGCGGGCTCCTGTTGATCGCCGCCGGCACGTCGGCGCGCTGGCGCACGGACCTCGTCGAAGGCTAGGCGTGCGTCCGCAGCACCGCCGTGAAGGACGGCTCCGGCGGCGGTGAGCACGCTGCATGACCCCGCGCACGTCGGCCTTGGTGTCGCGACCGTCGCCCTTGCCGGTGCGGCCGCCTACACGCTCGGGACGCAGACGCTGGCGGGCGGGTTGCGCGTCGGGGTGGTGACGTGCGGGGCCCGCTCCCCGATGGTCTCGCTCACCTTCGACGACGGCCCCGATCCGGAGCACACACCCCGCATCCTCGACGCCCTCGCCTCGGCCGCCGTCCAGGGCGCGTTCTTCATGGTCGGACGTCAGGTGGACGCCCATCCCGCCGCGGCGCGGGCAGTCGCGGCCGCCGGCCACGACATCGGGAACCACACCTACGGACACCGCCACCTGTGGACCCTCGGCCCCGGCGCCTCGATCGCCGAAGTGGACCGCGGTGCCGCCGCGATCGCGGACGCGCTCGGCGCCGCCCCCCGCTACTTCCGGCCCCCATGGGGGACCTTCAACTGGGCGGCGTACGTGCGGGCCGGGCAGATCGGGGAGGTGCGCGTGCTCTGGTCCGTGCGCTCCGAAGGCTGGCTCGCCGCCGCGCCGGCCGCCAAGATGGCGGCGCACGTCGTCGGCGGCGCGCACCCCGGCGCGATCGTCAACCTACACGACCGCGGCGGCCATCCGTCGACGCCCGCCGCGACCACCGCCGCCCTCCCGGAGATGATCGCGGGGCTTCGGCGCAGAGGGTTCGAGCTCGTCCCGCTGCGGGTGCTCCTCGCCGCGACCGCGTGAGCGCGCGCGCCGCGCGGAGGAATCCCGGGCCCGCCCGTGCGCGTTTAGGCGTACTAAGTCTTTTCGGGACGTGTCCCCGTGCACGAACTGACCACGCTGCTCAAAGGTTTCGCGATCGGGGTCTCGATCGCCGCGCCCGTCGGGCCGATCGGGGTGCTGTGCATCCGGCGCAGCCTGGCGCAGGGGCGCATCGCCGGGTTCGTCTCCGGGCTCGGCGCGGCGACGGCGGACGCGTTCTACGCGGCCGTCGCGGGGTTCGGCCTCACCGTGCTGTCCCAGTTCTTCGCGCACTATGCGCAGCCGCTCCACCTCGCCGGCGGGCTGCTGCTCGTCTACCTCGGCGTGCGTACCGCGCGCGCGAAGAGCGCTCCGGATCGCGGCGCGGAGGTCCCGGTCAACCGGCTCGCCGCGTATGCGTCGACGCTGCTCCTGACGATCACCAACCCGATGACGATCTTCATGTTCGCGGCGATCTTCACCGCCGTCGCCCCGGCGAACGGCCCCGACGCGCTCTACGCGACGCTGCTGGTCGCGGGCACGTTCTGTGGCTCCGCGGCGTGGTGGCTGACACTCAGCACGACGGTCGGGTTGCTCCACCGTCGCATCGGCGCGCCGGCGATGCGGTGGATCAACCGAGTCTCGGGCGGCGTCATCGGCGCGTTCGGACTCGCCTCACTCGCCGCACTGGAGCGCGCGTGAGCGCCGCCGGCGAGGTACCTCCGGCATGATCAATGCGGTCACGCTCACGCGCGGGCGGGTTCACTACGCGTGGGTCGTCATGGCGGTCACGTTCTTGGTGCTGCTCGTCGCCGCGGGCATCCGCTCGACGCCCGGGGTGCTGATCGTCCCGCTGGAGCGCGAGTTCGGCTGGAATCGCGCCACGGTGTCGCTCGCGGTCTCGATTAACCTCCTGCTCTACGGCCTGCTCGGTCCGTTCGCCGCGACGCTGATGGATCGGTTCGGCGCGCGACGCGTGGCGCTCGGCGCGCTCGTCCTGCTCGCCGTCGGCATGGGACTTACGACGCTCATGCGCGCGGCCTGGCAGCTCGACCTCCTGTGGGGCGTCGTCGTGGGCGTGGGTTCCGGGTCCACGGCGTCGGTGCTCGGCGCCTGGATCTCTAACCGCTGGTTCGATCGGCAGCGCGGGCTCGTCATGGGCATGCTGACTGCGAGCGCCGCCACGGGACAACTCGTGTTCCTTCCGGTCCTGGCCCACCTCGTCGTGACGGACGGATGGCGGACGGCGGCCCTCGTGATCACGGTCGCGGCCGTGTGCGCCCTGCCGCTCGTGGCGTTCTTCATGCGCAACGATCCGCGGGACATCGGGCTGAGGCCGTTCGGCGCGCCGGCGGACGGGCCTGAGCCGCCGCGGCCGCCGCGGCGCGCCCCCGGCGCGGCGCTGGCCGGCCTCGCGACGGGGCTGCGTTCCAAAGACTTCTGGCTGCTCGCGGGCACGTTCTACATCTGCGGCGCGAGCACGAACGGGCTGATCGGCACGCACTTCATCCCCGCGTGCATGGAATTCGGCATCCCCGAGGTGACCGCCGCGGGCCTGCTGGCGTCGATGGGCGTGTTCGACCTGCTGGGGACGACCCTGTCGGGATGGCTGTCGGACCGGTGGAATAACCGCTACCTGCTGTGCTGGTACTACGGCCTCCGGGGCCTCTCGCTGATCTTCCTCCCGATCGCGTTCGGTGCGCAGATCCTCTTCCTGCCCTACGTCGGGACGTCGTCGTTCGGTCCGACGTTCGTCGGCCTCGCCGTCTTCGCGGTCTTCTACGGGCTGGACTGGGTCGCAACCGTGCCGCCGACCGTGCGCCTCACCGCGGACCTGTTCGGCAAGCAGAACGCGGCGCTGATGTTCGGGTGGATCTTCGCGGCGCACCAGCTCGGCGCGGCGACGGCGGCGTTCGGCGCGGGCGTGCTGCACACCTGGTTCGGCGGGTATCAGGCGGCGTTCACGAGCTCCGGCCTGCTCTGCCTGC
This bacterium DNA region includes the following protein-coding sequences:
- a CDS encoding MFS transporter; translation: MLQNETGLLAISIALVEFVHGALLFVLLPTILTERFGWPMGTTGAAVSSYFFAEVTLKLVAGWMVDRIGTRKMLLYGFWLYFAAFAALVTSRSTWEVFVALIVMGAAASPLWPAALTRLTKGAGSAVGGVLGRVFSTWFLGGGAGIGLATLISRATHPLSLGVFTIPLLAAALLGHRLPAETVEPHVTTRTNVRQLVPSVIRALAALAGSLIPQIIAAGVLIPIIVPYLEFVRGIDEREMFLLLVLGPGSALALMARAGHMGDRFGRQRTYSVGLGAVALLLLALPFCHQLWLLMLDFIGIGVAYAFVLPAWNSILLRLLPDDVRGAGLGIAMTIEGMGGVIGPLVGGYLWQWANPSSPFYLSGGLLLIAAGTSARWRTDLVEG
- a CDS encoding polysaccharide deacetylase family protein; this translates as MSTLHDPAHVGLGVATVALAGAAAYTLGTQTLAGGLRVGVVTCGARSPMVSLTFDDGPDPEHTPRILDALASAAVQGAFFMVGRQVDAHPAAARAVAAAGHDIGNHTYGHRHLWTLGPGASIAEVDRGAAAIADALGAAPRYFRPPWGTFNWAAYVRAGQIGEVRVLWSVRSEGWLAAAPAAKMAAHVVGGAHPGAIVNLHDRGGHPSTPAATTAALPEMIAGLRRRGFELVPLRVLLAATA
- a CDS encoding LysE family translocator, translating into MHELTTLLKGFAIGVSIAAPVGPIGVLCIRRSLAQGRIAGFVSGLGAATADAFYAAVAGFGLTVLSQFFAHYAQPLHLAGGLLLVYLGVRTARAKSAPDRGAEVPVNRLAAYASTLLLTITNPMTIFMFAAIFTAVAPANGPDALYATLLVAGTFCGSAAWWLTLSTTVGLLHRRIGAPAMRWINRVSGGVIGAFGLASLAALERA
- a CDS encoding MFS transporter, with the protein product MINAVTLTRGRVHYAWVVMAVTFLVLLVAAGIRSTPGVLIVPLEREFGWNRATVSLAVSINLLLYGLLGPFAATLMDRFGARRVALGALVLLAVGMGLTTLMRAAWQLDLLWGVVVGVGSGSTASVLGAWISNRWFDRQRGLVMGMLTASAATGQLVFLPVLAHLVVTDGWRTAALVITVAAVCALPLVAFFMRNDPRDIGLRPFGAPADGPEPPRPPRRAPGAALAGLATGLRSKDFWLLAGTFYICGASTNGLIGTHFIPACMEFGIPEVTAAGLLASMGVFDLLGTTLSGWLSDRWNNRYLLCWYYGLRGLSLIFLPIAFGAQILFLPYVGTSSFGPTFVGLAVFAVFYGLDWVATVPPTVRLTADLFGKQNAALMFGWIFAAHQLGAATAAFGAGVLHTWFGGYQAAFTSSGLLCLLAAALVLRIGYPGTRREAPLRPAEVATPA